Proteins co-encoded in one Natronorubrum daqingense genomic window:
- a CDS encoding esterase/lipase family protein, translating into MRDTDGKQTTAGRNSHETDANSSGVSRRRVLRTTAVTAVAGAGVAGVTGTASAGVFSGCDDWLEAPAEYPEIDLTSSNPTASNLEDEDDLVIYVHGWLGLETSTDQAYTLEEAFAENDYDVPVVAASWEADTLNYWSAESESETAGRRLASWLESDRIDLEDGTVRLVGHSLGGRVCLETLAALGEEASVDDVALVGAAVDDDSVCTDGEYAYGIATSADAVSNYHSENDDSVCYGYDIQSLSSGLGCGGADCEGGLVTGDSGSTPENYTDVDVTDAVDDHCDYTKPDVGCVPELVDDFE; encoded by the coding sequence ATGAGAGACACTGACGGGAAGCAGACCACTGCGGGGAGAAATTCACACGAAACCGACGCCAACTCGAGTGGCGTGAGTCGACGGCGAGTCCTCCGAACGACGGCAGTGACGGCCGTCGCCGGGGCCGGAGTTGCCGGTGTGACGGGGACCGCTTCGGCGGGGGTCTTTTCGGGCTGTGACGACTGGCTCGAGGCTCCCGCGGAGTACCCCGAGATCGATCTGACGAGTTCGAATCCGACGGCGTCGAATCTCGAGGATGAGGACGACCTCGTCATTTACGTCCACGGCTGGCTCGGACTCGAGACCAGCACCGATCAGGCGTACACGCTCGAGGAGGCGTTCGCGGAGAACGACTACGACGTCCCCGTCGTCGCGGCGTCCTGGGAGGCGGACACGCTGAACTACTGGAGTGCCGAAAGCGAGTCCGAGACGGCCGGCCGGCGATTGGCGTCGTGGCTCGAGTCCGATCGGATCGACCTCGAGGACGGGACGGTTCGACTGGTCGGCCACTCCCTGGGCGGCCGAGTTTGCCTCGAGACGCTGGCGGCGCTCGGCGAGGAGGCGAGCGTCGACGACGTCGCGCTGGTCGGGGCTGCAGTCGACGACGATTCGGTCTGTACGGACGGCGAGTACGCCTACGGCATCGCCACCAGTGCCGACGCGGTGTCTAACTACCACTCCGAAAACGACGATAGCGTCTGCTACGGCTACGATATCCAGTCGCTCTCGAGCGGCCTGGGCTGTGGCGGTGCCGACTGCGAGGGTGGGCTGGTCACCGGAGACAGCGGCTCGACGCCGGAGAACTACACCGACGTCGACGTCACCGACGCGGTCGACGACCACTGTGACTACACGAAACCCGACGTCGGCTGTGTACCCGAACTCGTCGACGACTTCGAGTGA
- a CDS encoding histone deacetylase family protein: MQFGYSETCLAHDPGSRHPETPDRLRAIREGLKKKHGVEYVEAKPCDIDRMAAVHDRDYLESVEEFCADGGGNWDPDTTAVEETWEAVCHSSGLACWAVEAALEGATGRETPFSIGRPPGHHAVFDDAMGFCFVNNVAVAAQHALDSDEYDVERVAIVDWDVHHGNGTQDIFYDREDVFFVSVHEQGLYPGTGDIDETGEGDGTGTTMNVPMPAGTGDREYLAAIEGPVRHALTAYDPDLLLVSAGFDAHRHDPISRVRLSTEAYALLSDRLRTLADDTDAAFAFILEGGYGLDVLADSISIVHETFDGREPIEPDSTCGEKARSVLEDVIDVHGLELELELGE, encoded by the coding sequence ATGCAATTCGGCTACAGCGAGACTTGTCTCGCACACGACCCCGGTTCGCGCCACCCGGAGACGCCGGACCGGCTACGAGCGATTCGAGAAGGACTGAAGAAAAAACACGGCGTCGAGTACGTCGAAGCAAAGCCCTGTGATATCGACCGCATGGCTGCCGTCCACGACCGGGACTATCTCGAGTCCGTCGAGGAGTTCTGTGCTGACGGCGGTGGCAACTGGGACCCGGATACGACTGCCGTCGAAGAAACGTGGGAAGCAGTCTGTCACAGTTCCGGCCTCGCCTGTTGGGCGGTCGAAGCCGCACTCGAGGGAGCAACCGGCCGTGAGACGCCGTTTTCGATCGGCCGACCGCCGGGTCATCACGCCGTGTTCGACGACGCGATGGGCTTTTGCTTCGTCAACAACGTCGCGGTCGCCGCCCAGCACGCGCTCGATTCGGACGAGTACGACGTGGAGCGAGTCGCGATCGTCGATTGGGACGTCCACCACGGCAACGGCACGCAGGACATCTTCTACGACCGAGAGGACGTCTTCTTCGTCTCGGTTCACGAACAGGGGCTGTATCCGGGAACGGGCGACATCGACGAGACCGGCGAGGGCGATGGCACGGGAACGACGATGAACGTCCCGATGCCTGCGGGAACGGGCGACCGAGAGTATCTCGCGGCGATCGAGGGGCCGGTTCGTCACGCGTTGACGGCGTACGATCCCGACCTCCTCCTCGTCAGTGCAGGGTTCGACGCCCACCGCCACGACCCCATCTCTCGGGTTCGCCTCTCGACGGAAGCCTACGCGCTGCTGTCCGACCGCCTCCGGACGCTCGCCGACGACACCGACGCCGCGTTCGCGTTCATCCTCGAGGGCGGCTACGGACTGGACGTCCTCGCCGACAGCATCTCGATCGTTCACGAAACGTTCGACGGCCGCGAGCCGATCGAACCCGACTCGACGTGCGGCGAAAAGGCCCGATCGGTGCTCGAGGACGTAATCGACGTCCACGGACTGGAGTTAGAGCTCGAACTGGGCGAGTGA
- a CDS encoding sensor domain-containing protein, with the protein MSDGTEPDRPNTFTRAVLATALSPFRRQTYANLCYLLFAIPLGAFYITFLIAGLSIGLTLALFVVGVPILLFVLGTSHVFAIVERVIARRLLGVHIDSPNYPFLEADDELERIRSLVFNLGTYMAMCFLATKAAIGLVSLVVVTAVLLPAIAVVLTPLYYARPDTLAGFDTGGEAITVASVELPVHELLFGVEFVRSFVEWGVTSLPQALVVSSVGIVCFLLALSMVNLFARLVGQFSRVFLGSFGHSSLDR; encoded by the coding sequence GTGAGCGACGGAACAGAACCCGACAGACCGAACACGTTCACTCGAGCGGTGCTGGCGACAGCGCTGAGCCCGTTTCGTCGCCAGACGTACGCCAATCTCTGTTACCTCCTGTTCGCGATTCCGCTGGGGGCGTTCTACATCACCTTCCTGATCGCAGGGTTGTCGATCGGACTCACACTCGCACTCTTCGTCGTCGGCGTTCCGATTTTGCTGTTCGTGTTGGGAACGAGCCACGTCTTCGCGATCGTCGAACGCGTGATCGCACGGCGACTCCTCGGCGTGCACATCGACTCGCCGAACTATCCGTTTCTCGAGGCGGACGACGAACTCGAGCGAATTCGCTCGCTCGTGTTCAATCTCGGCACGTACATGGCGATGTGCTTTCTCGCAACGAAGGCTGCAATCGGCCTCGTCTCGCTCGTCGTGGTGACGGCGGTACTCCTTCCAGCGATCGCCGTCGTGTTGACGCCGCTTTACTACGCGAGGCCGGACACGCTCGCAGGCTTCGACACCGGCGGCGAGGCGATCACGGTCGCGTCGGTAGAACTCCCCGTCCACGAGTTGCTCTTCGGCGTCGAGTTCGTCCGGTCGTTCGTAGAGTGGGGCGTAACGAGCCTTCCGCAGGCGCTCGTCGTCTCGAGTGTCGGGATCGTTTGCTTCCTCCTCGCGCTCTCGATGGTGAACCTGTTCGCGCGGCTGGTGGGTCAGTTTAGTCGCGTCTTCTTGGGGTCGTTCGGCCACTCGAGTCTCGACCGGTAG
- a CDS encoding histone family protein — MNVELPFAPVDTIIRRNAGELRVSADASRELATRIQEHGSELAIDAAEHATRDGRKTLMAEDFGVERVIDKTDLELPVAPVDRIARIDIDDRYRVSMDARVALADILEDYADNVARAATILAHHADRRTITEDDIETYFSLFE, encoded by the coding sequence ATGAACGTCGAACTCCCGTTCGCCCCGGTTGATACCATCATCCGGCGGAATGCGGGCGAACTTCGGGTGAGTGCCGACGCGTCGAGGGAACTTGCAACGCGGATCCAAGAGCACGGCAGCGAACTCGCGATCGACGCTGCCGAGCACGCGACCCGTGACGGGCGCAAGACGCTGATGGCGGAGGATTTCGGCGTCGAGCGGGTCATCGACAAGACCGACCTCGAGTTGCCAGTCGCTCCCGTCGACCGAATCGCCAGAATCGACATCGACGATCGGTATCGCGTTTCGATGGACGCCCGCGTCGCCCTCGCGGATATTCTCGAAGACTACGCGGACAACGTGGCACGAGCAGCCACGATCCTCGCTCACCACGCCGACCGACGAACGATCACTGAAGACGACATCGAGACGTACTTCTCGCTGTTCGAGTGA
- a CDS encoding TIGR00296 family protein gives MSQRQGVDLSYEDGARAVELARESVESFVQHGQREQPGSMREAFYERTGAFVRLESTRGRGSLRGCAGGYRSGEQLGHVIVDAAIEAASEDSCGSEVTPSELPNLTVSVCAVRNVVLTDDPLADLELGTHGVAIDGGEGGWLYPTVPVENGWSAREYLDRTCRKAKLAPSAWQDDDVVVTLFEGQVFRERDADGSIEEL, from the coding sequence ATGTCCCAGCGACAGGGCGTCGACCTCTCCTACGAAGACGGGGCGCGTGCAGTCGAACTCGCACGCGAGTCTGTCGAATCTTTCGTACAACACGGGCAACGAGAACAACCGGGCAGCATGCGCGAGGCGTTTTACGAACGAACTGGTGCGTTCGTTCGCCTCGAGTCCACACGCGGGCGGGGGAGCCTGCGCGGCTGTGCTGGTGGGTATCGTTCGGGCGAACAACTCGGCCACGTCATCGTCGACGCGGCGATCGAAGCCGCGAGCGAGGATTCCTGTGGCTCCGAAGTAACCCCCTCCGAACTACCGAATCTCACCGTTTCGGTCTGTGCCGTTCGAAACGTCGTCCTGACCGATGACCCGCTCGCAGACCTCGAACTCGGCACCCACGGCGTCGCCATCGACGGCGGGGAGGGCGGGTGGCTCTACCCGACCGTGCCGGTCGAAAACGGCTGGAGCGCACGCGAGTACCTCGATCGAACGTGTCGCAAAGCCAAACTCGCACCGAGTGCCTGGCAGGACGACGACGTCGTCGTCACGCTCTTCGAAGGTCAGGTCTTCCGCGAGCGAGACGCCGACGGCAGCATCGAGGAGCTCTAA
- a CDS encoding single-stranded DNA binding protein, whose translation MSDIEGVYEDLEADVSLEEFREAVEAKVEQMGGLADEETAAMLVAHEVGESEVGGIADIEPGMEEAKFVAKVISIGEVRTFERDGEDEDGRVVNVEVADETGSVRAAFWDEHAEAAIGELEEGQVLRIKGRPKEGYSGVEVSVDDVEPDPDTEIGDVQVADTHTVEALSLGLSNVNLVGIVLDTGSVRTFDRDDGSEGKVSNLVLGDSTGRVRVTLWDEQAETATEIDPSTTVEVVDGYVKDRDGNLELHVGNRGAVEEVDEEVEYVPESTPIEEIEIDQTVDIAGVVRSADPKRTFDRDDGSEGQVRNIRVQDATGDIRVAMWGEKADIDIGPGDEVALGDVEIQDGWQDDLEASAGWQSTITVLESDSETTSAESEDDGRDENAGLSSFAGDDDTEGANVTDAGSDTDGSSDDSAGSDEPDAGEEIEFTGVVVQAGSPVVLDDGETTMSVETDTDVGLGEEITARGVVRDGTLDANDVF comes from the coding sequence ATGAGCGACATCGAGGGCGTGTACGAAGACCTCGAGGCCGACGTCTCCCTCGAGGAGTTTCGCGAGGCCGTCGAGGCGAAAGTCGAGCAGATGGGGGGACTCGCGGACGAGGAGACGGCGGCGATGCTCGTCGCTCACGAAGTCGGCGAGAGCGAGGTCGGCGGCATCGCCGACATCGAACCCGGGATGGAGGAAGCGAAGTTCGTCGCCAAAGTCATCAGCATCGGCGAGGTTCGGACGTTCGAACGCGACGGCGAGGACGAGGACGGTCGCGTCGTCAACGTCGAAGTCGCGGACGAGACCGGCTCCGTGCGAGCCGCGTTCTGGGACGAGCACGCCGAGGCCGCCATCGGAGAACTCGAGGAAGGACAGGTACTTCGAATCAAGGGGCGACCGAAGGAAGGCTACAGCGGCGTCGAGGTCAGCGTCGACGATGTCGAACCCGATCCGGACACCGAAATCGGTGACGTACAAGTCGCCGATACCCACACCGTCGAGGCGCTCTCGCTTGGCCTCTCGAACGTCAATCTCGTCGGCATCGTCCTCGACACCGGCAGCGTTCGCACGTTCGACCGCGACGACGGCTCCGAGGGGAAGGTCTCGAATCTCGTCCTCGGCGATTCGACCGGGCGGGTGCGCGTGACGTTGTGGGACGAACAGGCCGAGACGGCGACGGAGATCGACCCCAGTACCACCGTCGAGGTCGTCGACGGCTACGTCAAGGATCGGGACGGGAACCTCGAACTCCACGTCGGCAACCGCGGCGCGGTCGAAGAAGTCGACGAAGAAGTGGAGTACGTTCCAGAGAGTACGCCAATCGAGGAGATCGAAATCGACCAGACGGTGGACATCGCCGGCGTCGTCCGCTCGGCCGACCCAAAACGAACCTTCGACCGTGACGACGGCTCCGAAGGACAGGTTCGAAACATTCGCGTGCAGGACGCGACCGGCGACATCCGCGTGGCGATGTGGGGCGAGAAGGCCGATATCGATATCGGTCCGGGCGACGAGGTCGCCCTCGGCGACGTGGAGATTCAGGACGGCTGGCAGGACGATCTCGAGGCCTCCGCTGGTTGGCAGTCGACGATCACGGTGCTCGAGTCCGATTCGGAGACGACGTCCGCAGAGAGCGAAGACGACGGTCGAGACGAGAACGCAGGGCTGTCGTCGTTCGCCGGTGACGACGACACCGAGGGGGCCAATGTGACCGATGCGGGTTCAGATACCGATGGCTCGAGTGACGATTCCGCTGGGAGCGACGAACCGGACGCGGGTGAGGAAATCGAGTTCACCGGCGTCGTCGTCCAGGCTGGAAGTCCGGTCGTCCTCGACGACGGCGAGACGACGATGAGCGTCGAGACCGACACCGACGTGGGCCTCGGCGAGGAGATAACCGCCAGAGGCGTCGTCCGAGACGGAACGCTCGACGCAAACGACGTGTTCTGA
- a CDS encoding nicotinate phosphoribosyltransferase — MSTPFGTISAEAILEGSATDAYFERTRTTLEHAGKNPRVVAEVTADQFPTGSFDVFTGVADVATLFEGRDVDIDALPDGELFDGGPVMRIEGPYLEFAELETSLLGFLSQPSGFATAALEVRRAAPDSQVLSFGARHVHPAIAASVERAALLAGLDGFSHVAAGDVLGREAGGTMPHALMFCFGEGNQADAWEAFDEAVSEDVPRIALADTFWDEKSESLLAAETLGDDLDGVRIDTTSSRRGDFQHIIREVRWELDARGYDDVDIFCSGGLEPETIRPLRDVADGFGVGSHITGADSVDFSLDIVSLEGEPISKRGKLSGVKDVYRTSEGGHHVALAEREGPEGGESLFEPLVRDGEIVREFDLDEASERCLEAAETVGFGEVDESV; from the coding sequence ATGTCAACACCGTTCGGAACCATCTCAGCGGAGGCGATTCTCGAGGGCTCCGCGACCGACGCCTACTTCGAGCGCACCCGGACGACCCTCGAGCACGCGGGGAAGAACCCCCGCGTCGTCGCCGAAGTGACCGCAGACCAGTTCCCGACCGGTTCCTTCGACGTGTTCACCGGCGTCGCGGACGTGGCCACGCTCTTCGAGGGCCGCGACGTCGATATCGACGCCCTCCCCGACGGCGAGCTATTCGACGGCGGCCCGGTCATGCGAATCGAAGGTCCCTACCTCGAGTTTGCCGAACTCGAAACCTCCCTGCTGGGCTTTCTCTCTCAACCCAGCGGGTTCGCGACAGCCGCCCTCGAAGTTCGACGGGCAGCGCCCGACTCGCAGGTCCTCTCCTTCGGTGCCCGCCACGTCCACCCCGCCATCGCCGCGTCGGTCGAACGCGCCGCGTTACTCGCCGGTCTGGATGGCTTCTCCCACGTCGCCGCCGGTGACGTGCTCGGCCGTGAGGCGGGCGGAACGATGCCCCACGCGCTCATGTTCTGCTTCGGCGAGGGCAACCAGGCCGACGCCTGGGAGGCGTTCGACGAAGCCGTCTCCGAGGACGTGCCACGAATCGCGCTGGCCGACACCTTCTGGGACGAAAAGAGCGAGAGTCTGCTCGCCGCGGAGACCCTCGGCGACGACTTAGACGGCGTTCGAATCGACACGACGAGTTCGCGTCGGGGCGACTTCCAACACATTATCCGAGAGGTTCGCTGGGAACTCGACGCACGGGGCTACGACGACGTCGATATCTTCTGTAGCGGCGGCCTCGAGCCCGAGACGATTCGACCCCTCCGAGACGTCGCCGACGGTTTCGGCGTCGGCAGCCACATTACCGGCGCTGATTCGGTCGATTTCAGCCTCGACATCGTCTCGCTCGAGGGCGAACCGATTTCCAAGCGCGGCAAGCTCTCCGGCGTGAAAGACGTCTACCGAACGTCCGAGGGCGGCCACCACGTCGCGCTGGCTGAGCGCGAGGGGCCCGAAGGCGGCGAGTCGCTGTTCGAACCGCTCGTCCGCGACGGCGAAATCGTTCGCGAGTTCGACCTCGACGAGGCGAGCGAGCGCTGTCTCGAGGCCGCCGAGACAGTCGGGTTCGGCGAGGTCGACGAGTCGGTGTAG
- the cca gene encoding CCA tRNA nucleotidyltransferase — protein MSEEDAADEGPDPASGDPTVESVTADVHDQIDPDADERARLREIADRLVERAETAATDCCEGVDVLQVGSTARNTWVSGDRDIDIFVRFPPDLERETLERYGLKVGHETLPDGHEEYAEHPYVKGTVEGFDVDVVPCFRLESATEIRSAVDRTPFHTTYLQARLDDELADDVRLTKQFLKGIGAYGSDLRTRGFSGYLTELLVLEYGGFRPLLEAAAAWHPQVELDPEGHGRTTFTDPLVVIDPTDPERNVAAVCSPTNVARFQHYARSFLDAPRTDVFEPDEPAPLTESDLQTHLERRGTTPVAIQTDAPDLVDDQLYPQLQKSLDGVTTGLDDRGFDVFRATAIADETAVILVELAVSERPAIERHDGPPVHVRSHADGFYEAYVDAPDTYGPYIDGDRYVTERPREFTTARDFLESDRLFDVGLGAHVQTALEDEYTVLAGEELTRLCEEFGRELSAYFDPSP, from the coding sequence ATGAGCGAGGAGGACGCTGCCGACGAGGGGCCAGACCCAGCCAGCGGTGACCCCACCGTCGAGTCGGTCACGGCCGACGTTCACGACCAAATCGACCCCGACGCGGACGAACGCGCTCGCCTCCGCGAGATCGCCGACCGGCTCGTCGAGCGAGCCGAAACGGCGGCGACCGACTGCTGTGAGGGGGTCGACGTTCTGCAGGTCGGCTCGACCGCTCGAAACACCTGGGTCAGCGGCGACCGCGACATCGACATCTTCGTTCGGTTCCCGCCCGACCTCGAGCGCGAGACGCTCGAGCGTTACGGGCTCAAAGTCGGCCACGAGACCCTGCCCGACGGCCACGAGGAGTACGCCGAGCACCCCTACGTCAAGGGCACCGTCGAGGGGTTCGACGTCGACGTCGTCCCCTGCTTTCGCCTCGAGTCGGCGACCGAGATTCGATCGGCCGTCGACCGGACGCCGTTTCACACGACGTACCTCCAGGCGCGACTCGACGACGAACTCGCCGACGACGTTCGGCTTACCAAGCAGTTCCTGAAGGGGATCGGTGCCTACGGCAGCGACCTCCGAACGCGGGGGTTCAGTGGCTACCTGACCGAACTGCTCGTCCTCGAGTACGGCGGCTTTCGGCCGTTACTCGAGGCCGCGGCGGCGTGGCACCCCCAAGTCGAACTCGACCCCGAAGGACACGGCCGGACGACCTTCACCGACCCGCTCGTCGTCATCGATCCGACCGATCCCGAGCGTAACGTCGCCGCCGTCTGCTCGCCGACGAACGTCGCTCGCTTCCAACACTACGCGCGGTCGTTCCTCGACGCGCCTCGAACCGACGTGTTCGAACCCGACGAGCCAGCGCCACTGACCGAATCCGACCTCCAAACACATCTCGAGCGTCGCGGCACGACTCCGGTCGCCATCCAAACCGATGCCCCCGACCTCGTCGACGATCAGCTCTATCCCCAGCTTCAGAAGTCACTCGACGGCGTTACGACGGGCCTCGACGATCGCGGCTTCGACGTCTTCCGTGCAACTGCAATCGCGGACGAAACCGCAGTCATCCTCGTCGAACTCGCGGTCAGCGAACGGCCGGCGATCGAACGCCACGACGGTCCACCAGTCCACGTCCGCTCACACGCCGACGGTTTCTACGAGGCGTACGTCGACGCACCCGACACCTACGGTCCCTACATCGACGGCGACCGCTACGTCACCGAACGACCCCGAGAGTTCACGACCGCCCGCGACTTCCTCGAGAGCGACCGCCTCTTCGACGTCGGCCTCGGCGCACACGTTCAGACGGCACTCGAGGACGAATACACGGTGCTCGCCGGCGAGGAACTCACGCGTCTCTGTGAAGAATTCGGTCGAGAACTGTCGGCGTACTTCGATCCGTCGCCCTAA
- a CDS encoding GMC oxidoreductase: MTEHPDVIVIGAGGDGPALAWRLGDLGIDTLVLEAGPWHGNEQWEDPHETAGGTESSDPNDLSGELLDEQFDLRENATNDSNGGRFRFGPADRDRPEWDRSTADPMYISQIAGVGGTTLHYFGNHPRAYPYAFEEQDHWPIDYEELVPYYQQNEDICDVHPAPTTAKEEVFYEGAANAGIELIDQLNVVDAGYRPQPNAVTPPDETIQDDGYDGPFTYPDVEGDTLAGDHYQGAPTPLEAPVSEKSRKSSNVSYVPRALETGNVTIRPNTFVTNVTTDSAGWAGDPEATGVEYRDTWTGETGEIEADVVVMAAGCIETPRLWLNSDLPDNGTVGTGLTTHWFDFVTGVFDEETIEEVTGQQTIDPFVGHNAAARYDEPGVGCFEMVGGTPGIASFQNYGFSQAGYAFDIDVDTDAPWDSRGWVTGEDLKARMADYRRSLSILIITDDLPREDNGVSVDEDAADEHGPVADVTWEPHPDDDEKRDQLAETAADLLQSAGASHVHRADAPPLLLHLQSSMRMGEVVDENCEAYDVDRLFVGDHSAMANGLGGPNPTNTGQALALRTAERIESLYF, translated from the coding sequence ATGACAGAACATCCAGACGTGATCGTGATCGGCGCAGGCGGCGACGGACCGGCCCTCGCGTGGCGACTCGGCGACCTCGGTATCGACACGCTCGTGCTCGAGGCGGGGCCGTGGCACGGCAACGAACAGTGGGAGGACCCACACGAAACAGCGGGCGGGACCGAGAGCAGCGATCCGAACGACCTGAGCGGCGAGTTGTTAGACGAGCAGTTCGATTTGCGCGAAAACGCGACGAACGACTCCAACGGCGGGCGGTTCCGATTCGGTCCCGCGGATCGCGACCGGCCGGAGTGGGATCGCTCGACAGCGGACCCGATGTACATCTCCCAGATCGCGGGCGTCGGCGGGACGACGCTGCACTACTTCGGTAATCACCCGCGAGCGTATCCCTACGCCTTCGAGGAGCAAGATCACTGGCCGATCGACTACGAGGAGTTGGTGCCGTACTACCAGCAAAACGAGGACATCTGCGACGTGCATCCGGCACCGACCACGGCCAAAGAGGAGGTCTTCTACGAGGGGGCAGCAAACGCCGGCATCGAGTTGATCGACCAGTTGAACGTCGTCGACGCGGGTTACCGACCACAACCGAACGCGGTCACGCCGCCGGACGAAACCATACAGGACGACGGCTACGACGGCCCGTTCACCTATCCAGACGTCGAGGGTGACACCCTCGCGGGCGACCACTACCAGGGTGCGCCGACGCCACTCGAGGCCCCCGTCTCGGAAAAGTCTCGAAAATCGAGCAACGTGAGTTACGTCCCGCGGGCGCTCGAGACCGGCAACGTAACGATTCGGCCCAACACGTTCGTCACGAACGTCACGACCGATTCAGCGGGGTGGGCTGGCGACCCCGAGGCGACCGGCGTCGAGTACCGGGATACGTGGACGGGCGAAACCGGCGAGATCGAAGCCGACGTGGTCGTGATGGCAGCAGGCTGTATCGAGACGCCGCGTCTGTGGCTCAACTCCGACCTGCCGGATAACGGGACGGTTGGGACGGGACTGACGACTCACTGGTTCGACTTCGTCACCGGCGTTTTCGACGAGGAGACGATCGAGGAGGTCACCGGCCAGCAAACGATCGATCCCTTCGTCGGCCACAACGCAGCCGCGCGCTACGACGAACCGGGTGTCGGCTGTTTCGAGATGGTCGGCGGGACGCCGGGTATCGCGAGCTTCCAGAACTACGGGTTCAGTCAGGCGGGGTACGCGTTCGACATCGACGTGGATACAGACGCGCCGTGGGATAGCCGCGGCTGGGTCACCGGCGAAGACCTCAAAGCGCGGATGGCCGACTATCGGCGGTCGCTGTCGATCCTAATTATCACGGACGATTTGCCGCGCGAAGACAACGGCGTCAGCGTCGACGAGGATGCGGCCGACGAGCACGGCCCGGTCGCCGACGTGACGTGGGAGCCACATCCGGATGACGACGAGAAACGGGACCAACTCGCAGAAACCGCGGCGGACCTCCTGCAATCCGCCGGCGCGAGTCACGTTCACCGGGCAGACGCACCGCCGCTCTTGCTCCACTTACAGAGTTCGATGCGGATGGGCGAAGTCGTCGACGAGAACTGCGAGGCGTACGACGTCGACCGACTCTTCGTCGGCGATCACAGCGCCATGGCCAACGGCCTCGGTGGTCCGAATCCGACGAACACGGGACAGGCGCTGGCACTCCGAACGGCGGAGCGAATCGAATCGCTGTACTTCTGA